A single Halarcobacter anaerophilus DNA region contains:
- a CDS encoding YceI family protein produces the protein MYKLVLVLLFAVFANAASLDLVEGKIQAHTEIFGDSEINPQTRKIETILKKDSSIESISGKFEINAISLVSDNEDRDQHMYEVLNVAKSPKISFVISRITKVDDKYKIDGLLTMNKINKKISSLASITQNAQDLTMNGDFSIKLTDFGLEPPSMFFITVRDQIDIKYSFDLKEEL, from the coding sequence ATGTATAAATTAGTTTTAGTATTGTTATTTGCAGTTTTTGCAAATGCAGCAAGTTTAGATTTAGTAGAGGGCAAAATCCAAGCCCACACTGAAATTTTCGGAGATAGCGAGATAAATCCCCAAACTCGAAAAATAGAGACCATATTGAAAAAAGACAGCTCTATTGAGTCTATTTCAGGGAAATTTGAAATTAATGCCATATCTTTGGTAAGTGATAATGAAGATAGAGATCAACATATGTATGAAGTTTTAAATGTGGCAAAATCACCTAAAATTTCATTTGTTATTTCAAGAATAACAAAAGTCGACGACAAATATAAAATTGACGGTCTTCTAACAATGAATAAAATAAATAAAAAAATTTCATCTTTGGCTTCAATAACACAAAATGCCCAAGATTTGACAATGAACGGTGATTTTTCAATTAAACTTACCGATTTCGGTTTAGAACCGCCTTCAATGTTTTTTATAACAGTAAGAGATCAAATTGATATTAAATACAGTTTTGATTTAAAAGAAGAGTTATGA